A genomic segment from Oncorhynchus keta strain PuntledgeMale-10-30-2019 chromosome 9, Oket_V2, whole genome shotgun sequence encodes:
- the casp17 gene encoding caspase-7: MVSIFLEMPLWRRTKAGDEECNRAVLVAVSNFDHRVPLCRRPGAEKDTKRLHRTLTRLGYRVDIHTDLNSHEMYTLFKTESERPVKECFLAVLSSHGEEGCVFGADGRPVRLSHIFSCFNNSHMEGKTKVFFIQACRGGELDDGVTVETDSAGSDVIEDTLSQYLSIPMDTAVMYATTPGYGAFMHPLGAVFLQTLCILLEEEGGRALELTRLLTRLSHRVAFGFQAKGRLLGGKKEMPCFVSRLTREVFPFAEPEKEGGANGLSATTLINPEYNRPRKPSIS, translated from the exons ATGGTCTCTATATTTTTGGAAATGCCGCTGTGGAGACGGACAAAGGCTGGCGATGAGGAGTGTAACCGCGCTGTCCTGGTCGCAGTGTCGAACTTTGACCACCGTGTACCACTGTGCAGGAGGCCAGGGGCGGAGAAAGACACCAAAAGGCTCCACCGTACCCTGACCAGACTGGGATACAGAGTGGACATACACACTGACCTCAACTCTCATGAGATGTACACACTCTTcaagacag AGAGCGAGAGGCCGGTGAAGGAGTGTTTCCTGGCAGTGCTGTCGTCTCACGGGGAGGAGGGCTGTGTGTTCGGGGCAGACGGAAGGCCAGTTAGACTGTCCCACATCTTCTCCTGCTTCAACAACTCACACATGGAGGGAAAGACCAAAGTCTTCTTTATCCAG gcGTGTCGTGGGGGTGAGCTGGATGATGGGGTGACAGTGGAGACGGATTCAGCAGGAAGTGATGTCATTGAGGACACTCTGTCTCAGTACCTGTCCATCCCCATGGATACAGCGGTGATGTACGCCACCACGCCAGGTTACGGGGCCTTCATGCACCCTCTGGGGGCTGTCTTCCTTCAGACACTCTGCATCCtattggaggaggaaggaggcagAGCCTTGGAGCTGACACGCCTACTGACACGCCTCTCCCACCGTGTAGCCTTTGGCTTCCAGGCCAAGGGTCGTCTGCTGGGGGGGAAGAAGGAAATGCCTTGCTTCGTATCGCGACTGACCAGAGAGGTGTTCCCATTCGCCGAGCCTGAGAAGGAGGGCGGGGCCAATGGGCTTTCTGCAACGACATTGATCAACCCAGAGTACAACAGACCTCGCAAACCATCTATAAGCTAA
- the LOC118388069 gene encoding V-type proton ATPase subunit B-like, with product IHHQQIYPPINVLPSLSPLMKSAIGEGMKREDHLDVSNQLFVCYNIGKNVQAMKALLGEEALTPDDLLFLEFLQKFEKNFIAQGAYENRTVFETLDISWQLMRIFPKEMLKRILAELYPRLK from the exons Atacaccaccagcag ATCTATCCTCCCATCAACGTTctgccgtctctctctcctctgatgaAGTCAGCCATCGGAGAAGGGATGAAACGCGAAGACCACTTGGATGTCTCCAACCAGctg TTTGTGTGTTATAATATAGGTAAGAATGTGCAGGCGATGAAGGCTTTGTTGGGAGAGGAGGCTCTCACGCCTGATGATCTGCTCTTCCTGGAGTTCCTACAGAAGTTTGAAAAGAACTTCATCGCCCAGG GAGCCTATGAGAACAGGACTGTGTTTGAGACGCTGGACATCAGCTGGCAGCTGATGAGAATCTTCCCCAAAGAGATGCTGAAGAGAATCCTGGCAGAGCTCTACCCCCGCTTGAAGTAA